The sequence below is a genomic window from Oscillospiraceae bacterium.
AGGGGAAGTTTTTCATTTTTGTGCGGATTGGACAACCTGTCCCGTCCCGCGTGCATCGTTTTTACTGAATGTTAAAATTAGGATGACTCAAAAAATTCAAGAAAGATGGAGGTGTGGTCAGAGCATATGGTACCTGTATGGGTCATGATAGTAGTGGCTGTAATCTGCCTTGCGATAGGAGTTCCCGTTGGCATCCAGGTCCGCAGGAGGGTCGCCGAGAAGGAGATCTCCAGCGCGGAGGAGGAGGCCAAGCGGATTATCAACGAATCCATCAAGAGCGCCGAGAGCAAGAAGCGCGAGGCGCTGGTGGAGGCCAAGGAGGAGATTCTCCAGGCCCGCAACGAGTACGAGCGCGAGGTCAAGGAGCGCCGGGGCGATTTGCAGAAGCAGGAGCGCCGCCTGCAGCAGAAGGAAGAAAATCTGGACCGCAAGACCGAGAACATCGAGAAGAAGGAAGAGCAGATCCAGAGCAAGCTGGCCGACCTGGAGGCCGCCCGCGAGGAGGTCTCCGTGGTCAAGAAGACCCAGATGGAGGTGCTGGAGCGCATCTCCGGCTTTACCGCCGAGGAGGCCAAGAACTACCTGATCAACCAGCTGGAGGCCGAGGTCACCCACGAGGCCGCCATGAAGGTCAAGGAGATCGAGACCCGCTTCAAGGAGGAGTCCGACCAGCGCGCCAAGGAGCTCATCTCCCTGGCCATCCAGCGCTGCGCCGCCGACCATGTGGCCGAAGCCACCGTCTCTGTGGTTCCCCTGCCCAATGACGAGATGAAGGGCCGCATCATCGGCCGCGAGGGCCGCAACATCCGCACGCTGGAGACCATGACCGGTGTGGATCTGATCATCGACGACACCCCGGAGGCCATCACGGTCTCCTGCTTCGACCCGGTCCGCCGGGAGATCGCCCGCATCGCCCTGGAGAAGCTGATCCAGGACGGCCGTATCCACCCCGCCCGCATCGAGGAGATGGTGGAGAAGGCCAAGCGCGAGGTGGACGCCACCATCAAGGCCGAGGGCGAGCGCGCCGTGTTTGAGACCAACGTCCACGGCCTGCACCCGGAGCTGGTGAAGCTGCTGGGCCGTATGCGCTACCGCACCAGCTACGGGCAGAACGTGCTCAACCACTCCATCGAGGTCTCCCACCTGGCGGGCCTGCTGGCCGCCGAGATCGGGGCCGACGTCACCGCCGCCAAGCGGGCGGGCCTGCTGCACGACCTGGGCAAGTCCATCGACCACGAGGTGGAGGGCTCCCACGTGCAGATCGGCGTGGAGCTGGCCCGGAAGTACAAGGAGAACGAGGACATCGTCCACGCCATCGAGGCCCACCACAACGACGTGGAGCCCCGTACCATCGTGGCCTGCCTGGTCCAGGCGGCCGACGCCATCTCCGCCGCCCGCCCCGGCGCCCGGCGGGAGAACCTGGAAAACTATATCAAGCGGCTGGAGAAGCTGGAGGAGGTCACCTCCTCCTTCCCCGGGGTGGAGAAGTCCTTCGCCATCCAGGCCGGGCGCGAGGTGCGCATCATGGTCTCGCCGGAGAAGGTCTCCGAGGACCAGATGATCCTGCTGGCCCGGGACATCGCCAAGAAGATCGAGGACGAGCTGGAGTACCCCGGCCAGATCAAGGTCCACGTGCTGCGTGAGACAAAAGTGATTGAATACGCGAAGTAAGATCGGCTGTTAAAACGGCGGGCGCCCCGGCAGTTGCCGGGGCGCCCCCTTTCCCAAGGAGGGATTTGTCGTATGGCAAAGAAAAAGCCCGAGGAGGGCAAGCCGGAGGAGCCCTACAACGTCAAGCTGGACCTCTACTTCTGGCTTCAGGCCCTGGTGATGGCCCTGGTGGGCATCATCCTGGTCTTCACCATTTTCGGCCGCCTGACCCCGGTGGACGGCACCTCCATGCTGCCCACCCTCCACGACAAGGACATGATGGTGGTGCGCAGCCTGGGGTACACCCCGGCGCAGGGGGACGTGATCGTGCTGACCAAGTTCTTCGTCAAGCCCGACGGCACCGAGGTGCCCGACCCCATCGTCAAGCGGGTCATCGCCGTGGGGGGCCAGCACGTGGACGTGGACTACGCCGCCGGGACGGTGGCGGTGGACGGGCAGGTGCTGGACGAGGACTATACCCTGGAGCCCATGATGCAGATGTCGTGGCAGGAGAACGTCTCGGTGGACGTGCCGGAGGGCTCCGTCTTTGTGATGGGGGACAACCGCAACGTCTCCCTGGACAGCCGCTATCCCGGCCTGGACGTGGTGGACGAGCGCTATATCCTGGGCCAGGCGGCGCTGGTGCTCTTCCCCTTCCGGGATTTCGGGACCATTGAATAAATAAAAGGAGCGGGGCCGCGCAGCGGCCCCGCTCCTTTTTCCATGTATTACGCCAGGGTGAGGTCCCCGTCCTTAATCCAGCCCAGCCTGCGGCACACCAGCCCCAGGGCCCAGCAGAGCACCGCCGGGAGCAGGAAGCACACCAGCACCAGGCCGATCCAGTCGAAGGGAGTGATGGCCGCCCTGGCCCCGGAGGCCACGTCGGCCACCCAGCCGGAGTACACGCCGATCTGCCCCACCAGGCCGCAGGTGCCCATGCCGGAGGAGATGGCGGGCCCGTTCATCTCCAGATGGAAGATGCAGGTGGCGATGGGGCCGGTGATGGCGGAGGTCAGGGTGGCGGGGATCCAGATCAGCGGATTTTTGACGATGTTGCCCATCTGGAGCATGGAGGTGCCCAGCCCCTGGCTGACCAGCCCGCCCCAGCGGTTCTCCCGGAAGGACATCACCGCGAAGCCCACCATCTGGGCGCAGCAGCCGGCCACGGCGGCCCCGCCCGCCAGCCCCACCAGGCCCAGGGAGTGGCAGATGGCGGCGGAGGAGATGGGCAGGGTGAGGAACACGCCCACCAGCACCGACACCACAATTCCCATCAGGAAGGGCTGCTGCTGGGTGGCCCACATGATGACCTGCCCCAGGGCCAGCGCCCCCGCGCCGATGGGGGCGGCGATGAGCATAGACAGCCCCGCGCCTGCGAGGATGGTGACCAGGGGGGTGGCGAGGATGTCCACCGGGGTCTCCTTGGACACCAGCTTGCCCAGCTCCGAGGCCACCACGGCCACCACCAGCACGGCCAGCGGGCCCCCGGCGCCGCCCAGGCTGTTGGCGGCCCAGCCCACCGCCGCCAGGGAGAAGAGCACCAGGGAGGGGGCCTGGAGGGCGAAGCCGATGGAGATGGCCATGGCCGGGCCGGACACCGCCTTGGCGAAGCCGCCGATGGTCACCAGCCACTCCACGCCCAGCTGGGTGCCCAGCGTGTCCAGGATGGTGCCGATGAGCAGGGAGGCGAAGAGGCCCTGGGCCATGGCGCCCAGCGCGTCCA
It includes:
- a CDS encoding signal peptidase I, with product MAKKKPEEGKPEEPYNVKLDLYFWLQALVMALVGIILVFTIFGRLTPVDGTSMLPTLHDKDMMVVRSLGYTPAQGDVIVLTKFFVKPDGTEVPDPIVKRVIAVGGQHVDVDYAAGTVAVDGQVLDEDYTLEPMMQMSWQENVSVDVPEGSVFVMGDNRNVSLDSRYPGLDVVDERYILGQAALVLFPFRDFGTIE
- a CDS encoding PTS sugar transporter subunit IID codes for the protein MGKTKEFLKRKNVVVSARRYGVDALGAMAQGLFASLLIGTILDTLGTQLGVEWLVTIGGFAKAVSGPAMAISIGFALQAPSLVLFSLAAVGWAANSLGGAGGPLAVLVVAVVASELGKLVSKETPVDILATPLVTILAGAGLSMLIAAPIGAGALALGQVIMWATQQQPFLMGIVVSVLVGVFLTLPISSAAICHSLGLVGLAGGAAVAGCCAQMVGFAVMSFRENRWGGLVSQGLGTSMLQMGNIVKNPLIWIPATLTSAITGPIATCIFHLEMNGPAISSGMGTCGLVGQIGVYSGWVADVASGARAAITPFDWIGLVLVCFLLPAVLCWALGLVCRRLGWIKDGDLTLA
- a CDS encoding ribonuclease Y — its product is MVPVWVMIVVAVICLAIGVPVGIQVRRRVAEKEISSAEEEAKRIINESIKSAESKKREALVEAKEEILQARNEYEREVKERRGDLQKQERRLQQKEENLDRKTENIEKKEEQIQSKLADLEAAREEVSVVKKTQMEVLERISGFTAEEAKNYLINQLEAEVTHEAAMKVKEIETRFKEESDQRAKELISLAIQRCAADHVAEATVSVVPLPNDEMKGRIIGREGRNIRTLETMTGVDLIIDDTPEAITVSCFDPVRREIARIALEKLIQDGRIHPARIEEMVEKAKREVDATIKAEGERAVFETNVHGLHPELVKLLGRMRYRTSYGQNVLNHSIEVSHLAGLLAAEIGADVTAAKRAGLLHDLGKSIDHEVEGSHVQIGVELARKYKENEDIVHAIEAHHNDVEPRTIVACLVQAADAISAARPGARRENLENYIKRLEKLEEVTSSFPGVEKSFAIQAGREVRIMVSPEKVSEDQMILLARDIAKKIEDELEYPGQIKVHVLRETKVIEYAK